In Oryza sativa Japonica Group chromosome 3, ASM3414082v1, one DNA window encodes the following:
- the LOC4334102 gene encoding myosin-12 isoform X1, producing the protein MGTPVNIIVGSHVWAEDPDDAWIDGEVVEIRGGDATIVSTDGKTIVASLASIYPKDTEAPPAGVDDMTKLAYLHEPGVLHNLACRYGINEIYTYTGNILIAVNPFRRLPHLYDVHMMEQYKGAAFGELSPHLFAIADACYRAMINEQGSQSILVSGESGAGKTETTKMLMRYLAFMGGRSGTEGRTVEQQVLESNPVLEAFGNAKTVKNNNSSRFGKFVEIQFDKYGKISGAAVRTYLLERSRVCQVSDPERNYHCFYMLCSAPPEDVKKFKVGDPRSFHYLNQTNCYEVANVDDAREYLETRNAMDVVGIGQEEQDAIFRVVAAILHLGNINFSKGQEIDSSKLRDEKSVYHLKIVAELLMCDEKALQDSLCERVIVTPDGNITKPLDPDSAALSRDALAKTVYSRLFDWIVDKINNSIGQDPDATNIIGVLDIYGFESFKINSFEQLCINLTNEKLQQHFNQHVFKMEQEDYTREEIDWSYVEFVDNQDVLDLIEKKPGGIIALLDEACMFPKSTHETFAQKMYQTYKAHKRFSKPKLARTAFTINHYAGDVTYQADQFLDKNKDYVVAEHQALLNSSRCPFVANLFPPLPEETSKQSKFSSIGTRFKQQLQALMETLSTTEPHYIRCVKPNAVLKPGIFENFNVLNQLRCGGVLEAIRISCAGYPTKRTFDEFIDRFGMLAAELVDSSDEKAACAAICDKMGLKGYQIGKTKVFLRAGQMAELDARRAEVLANAARLIQRRIKTHLTRKEFINLRKASIQSQKFWRARLARIFFEHMRRNAASIRIQKHARTHSARKSYLQMYESAIVIQTGLRAMAACNEHRFRRETKASIIIQTRWRQHKAYVDYKKQKRATLILQCLWRARIARKELRKLKMEARETGALKEAKDKLEKRVEELTWRLDVEKHLRIDLEEAKGQEISNLKSVLQEMQEKLSEAHAAIEKEKEDAKLAIEQAPPKIVEVPVVDNAKVELLTRQNKELEDELVTFRTKAEDLEKRLLEVQKESDELSREILEKDSKLNQLQEMIERLETNLSSLESENQVLRQQSLLASADDDKSKQIESLESKIAILESENQLLRSKSSVAVQAVITPEVIQPSAMEGLVNRYQLEEHKILIEEVVVPPIKNLSKQKSLTDRQQENHDVLIKSLAEDRRFDNGRPAAACIVYKSLLHWHSFEAEKTNIFDRIIHTIRSSIEHAESSTELAYWLSTTSTLLYLLQNTLKSSSSAGKGSNRSRTTTGNLFSRMVQNARSSSLGSGISSGYSGMVGRPDTASKVEAKYSALRFKQQLTAYVEKIYGMIRDNLKKEINPFLIMCIQAPRAVRVRSSRGSLKSVHSNSLSRQTSSVHWQSIIKCLNHTLETMNNNHVPPMIIRKTFNQAFAFMNVQLFNSLLLRRECCSFSNGEFLKAGLQELEQWCSVTTEEYAGTSWDEFQHIRQAVGFLVLHQKTHKTLEEITDELCPVLSITQIYRIGTMFWDDKYGAQGLSQEVIGKMRTMATDDSITTPNSSFLLDDDSSIPISLDDIARLMLDIDLSDVEPTPLLRQNSQFHFLLQHHATQTDGIVC; encoded by the exons ATG GGGACGCCGGTGAACATCATCGTCGGGTCGCATGTCTGGGCGGAGGATCCCGACGACGCGTGGATCGACGGGGAGGTCGTCGAGATCAGGGGCGGCGACGCCACCATCGTCAGCACCGATGGCAAAACG ATTGTGGCGAGCCTCGCAAGCATTTACCCCAAGGATACGGAAGCGCCACCTGCAGGAGTTGACGACATGACGAAGCTGGCTTACCTCCATGAACCTGGAGTCTTGCATAACCTCGCTTGTCGGTACGGTATTAACGAGATATAT ACATACACCGGCAATATCTTGATTGCAGTCAACCCTTTCCGGAGGCTGCCTCATCTGTATGACGTGCACATGATGGAGCAGTACAAAGGTGCTGCATTTGGGGAGCTCAGCCCTCATCTGTTTGCGATCGCAGATGCTTGTTACAG GGCAATGATCAATGAACAAGGGAGCCAATCGATATTGGTGAGCGGTGAGAGTGGTGCTGGTAAGACAGAGACGACCAAGATGCTCATGAGGTATCTTGCATTCATGGGAGGAAGGTCTGGAACAGAGGGTCGGACTGTTGAACAGCAGGTTTTAGAG TCTAATCCAGTACTGGAAGCATTTGGAAATGCGAAGACGGTGAAGAACAACAACTCGAG TCGATTCGGTAAGTTTGTTGAAATCCAATTCGACAAATATGGGAAGATATCCGGGGCTGCTGTTCGAACGTACCTCCTTGAAAGATCGCGAGTATGTCAGGTCTCTGATCCTGAAAGGAACTACCATTGCTTTTACATGCTATGTTCTGCACCACCAGAG GATGTGAAAAAGTTTAAGGTGGGAGACCCAAGATCATTCCATTATTTGAACCAAACAAACTGCTATGAAGTAGCTAATGTGGATGACGCAAGAGAATACCTAGAAACAAGAAATGCTATGGATGTTGTTGGCATTGGTCAAGAAGAGCAG GATGCAATCTTTAGAGTAGTAGCTGCAATCCTTCATCTGGGAAACATCAATTTCTCGAAGGGGCAAGAAATTGATTCATCGAAGCTGAGGGATGAGAAATCAGTCTATCACCTGAAAATAGTAGCAGAACTTCTAAT gtGTGATGAAAAGGCTCTTCAAGATTCGCTTTGTGAGCGTGTTATTGTAACACCTGATGGAAATATCACAAAGCCACTTGATCCAGATTCTGCAGCACTGAGTCGTGACGCCTTAGCAAAGACTGTGTATTCACGACTGTTTGACTG GATTGTGGACAAGATTAACAACTCAATCGGTCAAGATCCAGATGCAACTAATATTATAGGAGTACTTGATATATATGGATTTGAGAGTTTCAAGATTAACAG CTTCGAACAACTATGTATCAACTTGACAAACGAGAAGTTGCAGCAGCACTTTAACCAG CATGTATTCAAGATGGAGCAAGAAGACTATACAAGGGAGGAAATAGATTGGAGCTATGTGGAATTTGTGGACAATCAAGATGTGCTGGACTTAATTGAGAAA AAACCTGGAGGAATAATTGCACTACTGGATGAAGCATG CATGTTTCCAAAGTCCACACATGAAACATTTGCCCAAAAGATGTATCAAACATACAAGGCACATAAGCGCTTCAGCAAACCCAAACTTGCTCGGACAGCCTTTACAATCAACCACTATGCAGGAGAT GTCACATATCAAGCTGATCAGTTTCTTGACAAGAACAAAGACTATGTGGTGGCAGAACATCAGGCTCTACTTAATTCCTCAAGGTGCCCTTTTGTTGCAAATCTCTTTCCTCCATTACCTGAGGAAACCTCTAAACAGTCCAAATTCTCTTCCATCGGTACTCGCTTTAAG CAACAACTACAAGCTCTCATGGAAACACTGAGTACGACAGAACCACACTACATTAGATGTGTGAAACCCAATGCTGTACTTAAACCAGGAATCTTTGAGAATTTCAATGTCCTTAACCAATTGAGATGCGGG GGTGTTCTGGAAGCAATCCGGATCAGTTGTGCTGGCTATCCAACAAAAAGGACATTTGATGAGTTCATTGATCGGTTTGGAATGCTTGCAGCAGAGCTTGTCGACAG CTCTGATGAGAAGGCTGCCTGTGCAGCAATATGTGATAAAATGGGTTTGAAGGGATATCAG ATAGGAAAAACAAAGGTATTCCTAAGAGCTGGTCAGATGGCAGAGCTGGATGCTCGAAGAGCAGAAGTATTGGCCAATGCTGCACGGCTTATCCAGAGACGTATAAAGACACATCTTACAAGAAAGGAATTCATCAACTTAAGAAAAGCCTCAATTCAGTCTCAGAAGTTTTGGAGGG CACGCCTAGCTAGAATATTTTTCGAGCATATGAGAAGAAATGCTGCTTCAATCAGGATACAGAAGCATGCACGTACTCATTCAGCCAGGAAATCTTACCTTCAAATGTATGAGTCAGCCATAGTAATACAGACAGGATTACGTGCAATGGCGGCTTGCAATGAACACAGATTCAGACGAGAGACCAAAGCTTCCATAATAATCCAG ACTCGATGGCGCCAACACAAAGCTTATGTTGATtacaaaaagcaaaaaagagcTACTTTGATTCTTCAGTGCCTGTGGAGAGCACGTATTGCAAGAAAGGAACTTCGAAAGCTCAAAATG GAAGCAAGAGAGACTGGCGCACTGAAAGAAGCAAAAGACAAACTTGAAAAAAGAGTTGAGGAACTCACATGGCGATTAGATGTTGAGAAACACTTGAGG ATTGACCTTGAAGAAGCCAAGGGGCAAGAGATTTCAAACTTGAAATCTGTGTTGCAAGAAATGCAAGAAAAGCTTTCGGAAGCACATGCAGCAAtagaaaaggagaaagaagaTGCAAAACTAGCAATTGAACAGGCACCACCAAAGATAGTAGAGGTGCCGGTGGTGGACAATGCAAAAGTTGAGCTGCTGACTAGACAAAATAAGGAACTTGAG GATGAACTTGTTACATTTAGAACAAAGGCTGAAGATCTAGAAAAGAGACTTCTAGAGGTTCAAAAGGAGTCCGATGAATTGTCGAGGGAAATTCTAGAAAAGGACTCCAAACTTAATCAACTTCAGGAGATGATAGAAag GCTTGAAACAAATTTATCCAGCTTGGAATCTGAAAACCAGGTCCTACGTCAACAGTCACTACTTGCATCTGCAGATGACGATAAATCAAAGCAAATAGAGAG TCTGGAAAGCAAGATTGCCATCTTGGAGTCAGAAAACCAGTTGCTCCGCAGTAAATCTTCTGTAGCTGTTCAAGCAGTAATTACTCCTGAAGTGATTCAGCCATCAGCAATGGAG GGCCTTGTGAATCGATATCAGCTTGAAGAACATAAAATCCTCATT gaggAGGTGGTTGTTCCTCCTATAAAGAATTTAAGCAAACAAAAGTCGCTCACGGATCGACAACAA GAAAATCATGATGTCCTGATCAAAAGTCTGGCTGAAGACAGGAGATTTGACAACGGCAGACCAGCTGCAGCATGCATCGTGTACAAATCACTCCTGCACTGGCACTCATTTGAAGCAGAGAAGACTAACATATTTGACCGAATCATCCATACAATTAGGTCATCAATTGAG CACGCTGAAAGTTCTACAGAACTGGCTTATTGGCTGTCGACTACATCAACTCTTCTCTACCTATTACAAAATACTCTTAAGTCTAGCAGTTCAGCAGGTAAAGGATCAAATCGCAGCCGAACCACAACAGGCAACCTGTTCAGTAGGATGGTGCAG AATGCTCGATCGTCGTCATTAGGATCAGGCATATCAAGTGGATATAGTGGAATGGTTGGAAGGCCTGACACTGCATCAAAGGTAGAGGCAAAATACTCAGCACTACGTTTCAAACAGCAATTAACAGCATATGTCGAGAAGATATATGGAATGATCAGAGATAACCTGAAGAAGGAAATAAACCCGttcttgattatgtgcataCAG GCTCCAAGGGCTGTTCGTGTGAGATCATCCAGGGGATCGTTGAAAAGTGTACATTCTAATTCACTATCAAGGCAAACATCAAGTGTGCATTGGCAAAGCATCATTAAGTGCCTGAACCATACACTCGAAACAATGAACAATAATCAC GTACCTCCAATGATAATCAGGAAAACATTCAATCAAGCATTTGCCTTTATGAACGTTCAACTCTTCAATAG TTTGCTACTCCGTCGAGAATGCTGCTCCTTTAGCAATGGGGAATTCTTAAAGGCTGGTTTACAAGAATTAGAGCAGTGGTGCTCTGTAACAACTGAAGAG TATGCAGGAACGTCTTGGGATGAATTTCAGCACATCAGACAGGCAGTTGGATTTCTG GTTTTGCATCAGAAGACACATAAAACCTTGGAGGAAATCACTGATGAGCTTTGCCCA GTTTTGAGCATCACTCAAATATATCGCATTGGAACAATGTTCTGGGATGATAAATACGGTGCACAAGGTCTATCTCAGGAG GTCATTGGAAAGATGAGAACAATGGCCACTGATGACTCAATAACTACTCCAAATAGTTCGTTCTTGTTAGATGACGACTCAAG CATACCTATATCGTTGGATGATATAGCACGACTGATGCTTGACATAGACCTATCTGACGTGGAACCAACACCACTGCTCAGGCAGAACTCTCAGTTCCACTTTCTACTGCAGCACCACGCCACACAGACTGATGGCATTGTTTGTTAA
- the LOC4334102 gene encoding myosin-12 isoform X2: MGTPVNIIVGSHVWAEDPDDAWIDGEVVEIRGGDATIVSTDGKTIVASLASIYPKDTEAPPAGVDDMTKLAYLHEPGVLHNLACRYGINEIYTYTGNILIAVNPFRRLPHLYDVHMMEQYKGAAFGELSPHLFAIADACYRAMINEQGSQSILVSGESGAGKTETTKMLMRYLAFMGGRSGTEGRTVEQQVLESNPVLEAFGNAKTVKNNNSSRFGKFVEIQFDKYGKISGAAVRTYLLERSRVCQVSDPERNYHCFYMLCSAPPEDVKKFKVGDPRSFHYLNQTNCYEVANVDDAREYLETRNAMDVVGIGQEEQDAIFRVVAAILHLGNINFSKGQEIDSSKLRDEKSVYHLKIVAELLMCDEKALQDSLCERVIVTPDGNITKPLDPDSAALSRDALAKTVYSRLFDWIVDKINNSIGQDPDATNIIGVLDIYGFESFKINSFEQLCINLTNEKLQQHFNQHVFKMEQEDYTREEIDWSYVEFVDNQDVLDLIEKKPGGIIALLDEACMFPKSTHETFAQKMYQTYKAHKRFSKPKLARTAFTINHYAGDVTYQADQFLDKNKDYVVAEHQALLNSSRCPFVANLFPPLPEETSKQSKFSSIGTRFKQQLQALMETLSTTEPHYIRCVKPNAVLKPGIFENFNVLNQLRCGGVLEAIRISCAGYPTKRTFDEFIDRFGMLAAELVDSSDEKAACAAICDKMGLKGYQIGKTKVFLRAGQMAELDARRAEVLANAARLIQRRIKTHLTRKEFINLRKASIQSQKFWRARLARIFFEHMRRNAASIRIQKHARTHSARKSYLQMYESAIVIQTGLRAMAACNEHRFRRETKASIIIQTRWRQHKAYVDYKKQKRATLILQCLWRARIARKELRKLKMEARETGALKEAKDKLEKRVEELTWRLDVEKHLRIDLEEAKGQEISNLKSVLQEMQEKLSEAHAAIEKEKEDAKLAIEQAPPKIVEVPVVDNAKVELLTRQNKELEDELVTFRTKAEDLEKRLLEVQKESDELSREILEKDSKLNQLQEMIERLETNLSSLESENQVLRQQSLLASADDDKSKQIESLESKIAILESENQLLRSKSSVAVQAVITPEVIQPSAMEEEVVVPPIKNLSKQKSLTDRQQENHDVLIKSLAEDRRFDNGRPAAACIVYKSLLHWHSFEAEKTNIFDRIIHTIRSSIEHAESSTELAYWLSTTSTLLYLLQNTLKSSSSAGKGSNRSRTTTGNLFSRMVQNARSSSLGSGISSGYSGMVGRPDTASKVEAKYSALRFKQQLTAYVEKIYGMIRDNLKKEINPFLIMCIQAPRAVRVRSSRGSLKSVHSNSLSRQTSSVHWQSIIKCLNHTLETMNNNHVPPMIIRKTFNQAFAFMNVQLFNSLLLRRECCSFSNGEFLKAGLQELEQWCSVTTEEYAGTSWDEFQHIRQAVGFLVLHQKTHKTLEEITDELCPVLSITQIYRIGTMFWDDKYGAQGLSQEVIGKMRTMATDDSITTPNSSFLLDDDSSIPISLDDIARLMLDIDLSDVEPTPLLRQNSQFHFLLQHHATQTDGIVC, from the exons ATG GGGACGCCGGTGAACATCATCGTCGGGTCGCATGTCTGGGCGGAGGATCCCGACGACGCGTGGATCGACGGGGAGGTCGTCGAGATCAGGGGCGGCGACGCCACCATCGTCAGCACCGATGGCAAAACG ATTGTGGCGAGCCTCGCAAGCATTTACCCCAAGGATACGGAAGCGCCACCTGCAGGAGTTGACGACATGACGAAGCTGGCTTACCTCCATGAACCTGGAGTCTTGCATAACCTCGCTTGTCGGTACGGTATTAACGAGATATAT ACATACACCGGCAATATCTTGATTGCAGTCAACCCTTTCCGGAGGCTGCCTCATCTGTATGACGTGCACATGATGGAGCAGTACAAAGGTGCTGCATTTGGGGAGCTCAGCCCTCATCTGTTTGCGATCGCAGATGCTTGTTACAG GGCAATGATCAATGAACAAGGGAGCCAATCGATATTGGTGAGCGGTGAGAGTGGTGCTGGTAAGACAGAGACGACCAAGATGCTCATGAGGTATCTTGCATTCATGGGAGGAAGGTCTGGAACAGAGGGTCGGACTGTTGAACAGCAGGTTTTAGAG TCTAATCCAGTACTGGAAGCATTTGGAAATGCGAAGACGGTGAAGAACAACAACTCGAG TCGATTCGGTAAGTTTGTTGAAATCCAATTCGACAAATATGGGAAGATATCCGGGGCTGCTGTTCGAACGTACCTCCTTGAAAGATCGCGAGTATGTCAGGTCTCTGATCCTGAAAGGAACTACCATTGCTTTTACATGCTATGTTCTGCACCACCAGAG GATGTGAAAAAGTTTAAGGTGGGAGACCCAAGATCATTCCATTATTTGAACCAAACAAACTGCTATGAAGTAGCTAATGTGGATGACGCAAGAGAATACCTAGAAACAAGAAATGCTATGGATGTTGTTGGCATTGGTCAAGAAGAGCAG GATGCAATCTTTAGAGTAGTAGCTGCAATCCTTCATCTGGGAAACATCAATTTCTCGAAGGGGCAAGAAATTGATTCATCGAAGCTGAGGGATGAGAAATCAGTCTATCACCTGAAAATAGTAGCAGAACTTCTAAT gtGTGATGAAAAGGCTCTTCAAGATTCGCTTTGTGAGCGTGTTATTGTAACACCTGATGGAAATATCACAAAGCCACTTGATCCAGATTCTGCAGCACTGAGTCGTGACGCCTTAGCAAAGACTGTGTATTCACGACTGTTTGACTG GATTGTGGACAAGATTAACAACTCAATCGGTCAAGATCCAGATGCAACTAATATTATAGGAGTACTTGATATATATGGATTTGAGAGTTTCAAGATTAACAG CTTCGAACAACTATGTATCAACTTGACAAACGAGAAGTTGCAGCAGCACTTTAACCAG CATGTATTCAAGATGGAGCAAGAAGACTATACAAGGGAGGAAATAGATTGGAGCTATGTGGAATTTGTGGACAATCAAGATGTGCTGGACTTAATTGAGAAA AAACCTGGAGGAATAATTGCACTACTGGATGAAGCATG CATGTTTCCAAAGTCCACACATGAAACATTTGCCCAAAAGATGTATCAAACATACAAGGCACATAAGCGCTTCAGCAAACCCAAACTTGCTCGGACAGCCTTTACAATCAACCACTATGCAGGAGAT GTCACATATCAAGCTGATCAGTTTCTTGACAAGAACAAAGACTATGTGGTGGCAGAACATCAGGCTCTACTTAATTCCTCAAGGTGCCCTTTTGTTGCAAATCTCTTTCCTCCATTACCTGAGGAAACCTCTAAACAGTCCAAATTCTCTTCCATCGGTACTCGCTTTAAG CAACAACTACAAGCTCTCATGGAAACACTGAGTACGACAGAACCACACTACATTAGATGTGTGAAACCCAATGCTGTACTTAAACCAGGAATCTTTGAGAATTTCAATGTCCTTAACCAATTGAGATGCGGG GGTGTTCTGGAAGCAATCCGGATCAGTTGTGCTGGCTATCCAACAAAAAGGACATTTGATGAGTTCATTGATCGGTTTGGAATGCTTGCAGCAGAGCTTGTCGACAG CTCTGATGAGAAGGCTGCCTGTGCAGCAATATGTGATAAAATGGGTTTGAAGGGATATCAG ATAGGAAAAACAAAGGTATTCCTAAGAGCTGGTCAGATGGCAGAGCTGGATGCTCGAAGAGCAGAAGTATTGGCCAATGCTGCACGGCTTATCCAGAGACGTATAAAGACACATCTTACAAGAAAGGAATTCATCAACTTAAGAAAAGCCTCAATTCAGTCTCAGAAGTTTTGGAGGG CACGCCTAGCTAGAATATTTTTCGAGCATATGAGAAGAAATGCTGCTTCAATCAGGATACAGAAGCATGCACGTACTCATTCAGCCAGGAAATCTTACCTTCAAATGTATGAGTCAGCCATAGTAATACAGACAGGATTACGTGCAATGGCGGCTTGCAATGAACACAGATTCAGACGAGAGACCAAAGCTTCCATAATAATCCAG ACTCGATGGCGCCAACACAAAGCTTATGTTGATtacaaaaagcaaaaaagagcTACTTTGATTCTTCAGTGCCTGTGGAGAGCACGTATTGCAAGAAAGGAACTTCGAAAGCTCAAAATG GAAGCAAGAGAGACTGGCGCACTGAAAGAAGCAAAAGACAAACTTGAAAAAAGAGTTGAGGAACTCACATGGCGATTAGATGTTGAGAAACACTTGAGG ATTGACCTTGAAGAAGCCAAGGGGCAAGAGATTTCAAACTTGAAATCTGTGTTGCAAGAAATGCAAGAAAAGCTTTCGGAAGCACATGCAGCAAtagaaaaggagaaagaagaTGCAAAACTAGCAATTGAACAGGCACCACCAAAGATAGTAGAGGTGCCGGTGGTGGACAATGCAAAAGTTGAGCTGCTGACTAGACAAAATAAGGAACTTGAG GATGAACTTGTTACATTTAGAACAAAGGCTGAAGATCTAGAAAAGAGACTTCTAGAGGTTCAAAAGGAGTCCGATGAATTGTCGAGGGAAATTCTAGAAAAGGACTCCAAACTTAATCAACTTCAGGAGATGATAGAAag GCTTGAAACAAATTTATCCAGCTTGGAATCTGAAAACCAGGTCCTACGTCAACAGTCACTACTTGCATCTGCAGATGACGATAAATCAAAGCAAATAGAGAG TCTGGAAAGCAAGATTGCCATCTTGGAGTCAGAAAACCAGTTGCTCCGCAGTAAATCTTCTGTAGCTGTTCAAGCAGTAATTACTCCTGAAGTGATTCAGCCATCAGCAATGGAG gaggAGGTGGTTGTTCCTCCTATAAAGAATTTAAGCAAACAAAAGTCGCTCACGGATCGACAACAA GAAAATCATGATGTCCTGATCAAAAGTCTGGCTGAAGACAGGAGATTTGACAACGGCAGACCAGCTGCAGCATGCATCGTGTACAAATCACTCCTGCACTGGCACTCATTTGAAGCAGAGAAGACTAACATATTTGACCGAATCATCCATACAATTAGGTCATCAATTGAG CACGCTGAAAGTTCTACAGAACTGGCTTATTGGCTGTCGACTACATCAACTCTTCTCTACCTATTACAAAATACTCTTAAGTCTAGCAGTTCAGCAGGTAAAGGATCAAATCGCAGCCGAACCACAACAGGCAACCTGTTCAGTAGGATGGTGCAG AATGCTCGATCGTCGTCATTAGGATCAGGCATATCAAGTGGATATAGTGGAATGGTTGGAAGGCCTGACACTGCATCAAAGGTAGAGGCAAAATACTCAGCACTACGTTTCAAACAGCAATTAACAGCATATGTCGAGAAGATATATGGAATGATCAGAGATAACCTGAAGAAGGAAATAAACCCGttcttgattatgtgcataCAG GCTCCAAGGGCTGTTCGTGTGAGATCATCCAGGGGATCGTTGAAAAGTGTACATTCTAATTCACTATCAAGGCAAACATCAAGTGTGCATTGGCAAAGCATCATTAAGTGCCTGAACCATACACTCGAAACAATGAACAATAATCAC GTACCTCCAATGATAATCAGGAAAACATTCAATCAAGCATTTGCCTTTATGAACGTTCAACTCTTCAATAG TTTGCTACTCCGTCGAGAATGCTGCTCCTTTAGCAATGGGGAATTCTTAAAGGCTGGTTTACAAGAATTAGAGCAGTGGTGCTCTGTAACAACTGAAGAG TATGCAGGAACGTCTTGGGATGAATTTCAGCACATCAGACAGGCAGTTGGATTTCTG GTTTTGCATCAGAAGACACATAAAACCTTGGAGGAAATCACTGATGAGCTTTGCCCA GTTTTGAGCATCACTCAAATATATCGCATTGGAACAATGTTCTGGGATGATAAATACGGTGCACAAGGTCTATCTCAGGAG GTCATTGGAAAGATGAGAACAATGGCCACTGATGACTCAATAACTACTCCAAATAGTTCGTTCTTGTTAGATGACGACTCAAG CATACCTATATCGTTGGATGATATAGCACGACTGATGCTTGACATAGACCTATCTGACGTGGAACCAACACCACTGCTCAGGCAGAACTCTCAGTTCCACTTTCTACTGCAGCACCACGCCACACAGACTGATGGCATTGTTTGTTAA